From a single Salvelinus sp. IW2-2015 linkage group LG22, ASM291031v2, whole genome shotgun sequence genomic region:
- the gdpd1 gene encoding lysophospholipase D GDPD1 gives MCAALYVLSTVMGYVLTSALLLKCPTLLHRRKREPFLSRHISHRGGAGENLENTMAAFKHAVDLGTDMLELDCHMTKDEQVVVSHDANLERSTGVSAHISDVAYADLPPYLCKLGVTFQRECVCEGGDDKRIPLLRDVFEAFPKTPVNIDIKVNNDTLIKKVSELVVKYDREHITVWGNSSNQIVQKCYKENPRIPVLFSMRRVLMLVGLFYTGLLPFVPLKEQFLEIPMPSIVTKHLMRDPDKMTKSQHVITWLADTLLMRRALFNHLTARGIQVYVWVLNDEKDFKRAFDLGATGVMTDYPTKLRDFMEKNGTAKSLNKLD, from the exons ATGTGTGCTGCTCTCTACGTGTTGTCTACGGTGATGGGGTATGTGCTCACCTCTGCCTTGTTATTGAAATGCCCAACACTTCTGCATCGGCGGAAGAGAGAGCCATTCCTGAGCAGACACATATCCCATCGTGGAG GGGCAGGTGAAAACCTGGAGAACACCATGGCAGCTTTCAAGCA TGCAGTGGACCTTGGCACTGACATGCTGGAGCTGGactgtcacatgaccaaggacGAGCAGGTGGTCGTGTCACACGATGCCAACCTGGAGAGGTCGACTGGCGTCAGTGCCCACATCTCTGACGTGGCCTACGCC GATCTGCCTCCTTACCTGTGCAAGCTTGGTGTGACTTTCCAGAGAG AATGCGTCTGTGAGGGAGGGGATGACAAACGCAttcctctcctcagggatgtgtttgaGGCCTTCCCTAAGACCCCTGTCAACATTGACATCAAGGTCAACAATGACACCCTTATCAAGAAG GTCTCTGAGCTGGTTGTGAAGTATGACAGAGAACACATCACTGTTTGGGGCAACTCTAGCAACCAGATTGTGCAGAAGTGTTACAAGGAG AACCCTCGTATCCCAGTGCTGTTCAGCATGCGCAGGGTTCTAATGCTGGTGGGTCTCTTCTACACCGGCCTTCTGCCATTTGTGCCACTCAAAGAGCAGTTCCTGGAGATCCCCATGCCCTCCATTGTCACTAA ACATCTTATGAGGGATCCTGATAAGATGACTAAGAGTCAGCATGTCATCACCTGGCTGGCAGATAC CCTGCTGATGAGAAGAGCTCTGTTCAATCACCTAACAGCAAGGGGAATACAA GTTTATGTCTGGGTGCTGAACGACGAGAAGGACTTTAAGAGAGCCTTTGACCTGGGAGCCACAGGGGTCATGACCGACTACCCCACAAAGTTGAGGGACTTCATGGAGAAGAATGGCACTGCTAAATCACTAAATAAACTAGACTGA